Proteins from one Bdellovibrio svalbardensis genomic window:
- a CDS encoding SRPBCC family protein: MPVTKLFEAFASVEALKEWWWPTGLHADHIDLEFREGGRYFINMKGHAESGAGMTGQFQEIVKNERLVMTDQFADDQGRAISAKEAKMPGEWPEIGYITFEFESVDKNTSCFKLSQEGIPNELQKECIQGWSES, encoded by the coding sequence GTGCCCGTAACAAAACTTTTTGAAGCCTTCGCCAGCGTTGAAGCGCTGAAAGAGTGGTGGTGGCCGACGGGACTTCATGCTGACCATATCGATCTGGAATTTCGTGAAGGCGGCAGATATTTTATTAACATGAAAGGTCATGCTGAAAGTGGCGCGGGAATGACCGGCCAATTTCAAGAGATCGTAAAAAACGAGCGCCTGGTAATGACCGACCAGTTCGCTGATGATCAAGGTCGAGCGATTTCGGCTAAAGAAGCTAAAATGCCAGGTGAATGGCCAGAGATTGGATACATCACCTTCGAGTTTGAATCTGTCGATAAAAACACTAGCTGTTTTAAGCTTTCCCAAGAAGGTATTCCGAATGAATTGCAGAAAGAATGCATTCAAGGGTGGTCTGAATCTTGA
- a CDS encoding methyl-accepting chemotaxis protein translates to MKRFSLKAQFLVVFALCLIVTQGLNYLQFKESLSTQREHIMQSFNLHSESLAASIAAQFYERYGDVQAFAKNEALLNTDAKRITDSFNSYVALYGIYDLIMFVSPEGKLIAANTKDAKGNPLVVEPLFNLNFKDAEWFKNTLEGKFTEDPGKGFTGTFVEQPNEDPYIYQVYKEKRLSNSFSSVVKDHNGKILGVLSNRAHFKWVQDELKSAFENHKSKKLNSILLTVVNKDGEILASVSDDQALHKQQSLKNFEPVSRITQKQHGVFLGSDPRRPGQDQVVGYNFLEHGKFISSLGWGVLVQANSEDLFSALIAANTYFVVGVLVLTLLALALCWFVVATLAKRIQTISEKITENTLDVASSSEQVSVASQAISKGSVESAATIETSVACMEEISSVTKKNNEGAEKAAELSQKCQKKAESSSATLASLKDSIMKINESAKEISEITGVIDDIAFQTNLLALNAAVEAARAGEQGKGFAVVAEAVRTLAARSSEAAKNISQLISRSSDIVDDGTVKAEETEAALTEMLQLVEQIATLNSEISGSSKEQSIGIQQFGTTMNEIDSASQNNASVAEELSATAEVMTRKAQVLRSVTLELEDVVHGAKDVGT, encoded by the coding sequence ATGAAACGCTTCAGTCTTAAAGCTCAATTCCTAGTTGTCTTCGCGCTCTGCTTAATTGTCACTCAAGGCTTAAACTATCTTCAATTTAAAGAATCACTTAGCACGCAACGCGAACACATCATGCAAAGCTTCAATCTTCATTCCGAGTCCTTGGCGGCTTCGATCGCTGCGCAGTTTTATGAACGCTACGGAGACGTGCAGGCGTTTGCAAAAAACGAAGCCCTTTTGAATACAGATGCAAAAAGAATCACCGATTCATTCAACTCCTATGTAGCTCTTTATGGCATCTATGATTTGATTATGTTCGTTTCCCCGGAAGGAAAATTGATCGCTGCAAATACCAAGGATGCTAAAGGCAATCCTCTTGTCGTAGAGCCACTTTTTAATCTCAACTTCAAAGATGCCGAATGGTTCAAAAACACTCTTGAGGGAAAATTCACCGAAGACCCGGGTAAAGGATTCACAGGAACCTTCGTAGAACAGCCCAACGAGGATCCTTACATATATCAAGTGTACAAAGAGAAGCGTCTTTCCAACAGTTTCAGCTCCGTGGTGAAAGATCACAATGGCAAAATTCTTGGAGTTTTGTCGAATCGAGCGCACTTCAAATGGGTACAGGATGAACTCAAGTCCGCTTTTGAGAATCACAAATCAAAAAAGCTCAACTCGATTCTTCTGACTGTCGTCAACAAAGACGGCGAAATTCTTGCGTCGGTCTCTGACGATCAAGCCCTGCATAAACAGCAGTCTTTGAAGAATTTTGAACCGGTCAGCAGAATCACGCAAAAGCAACATGGTGTTTTTCTGGGTTCAGACCCTCGCCGACCGGGGCAGGATCAAGTGGTGGGATATAATTTCTTGGAACACGGAAAGTTCATATCAAGTCTTGGTTGGGGAGTCCTGGTTCAGGCAAATTCCGAAGATCTTTTTTCGGCTCTGATTGCAGCCAATACTTACTTCGTTGTGGGTGTGCTCGTCTTGACTCTCTTGGCACTGGCGTTGTGCTGGTTTGTCGTAGCAACCCTGGCCAAAAGAATACAGACTATCTCAGAAAAAATTACGGAAAACACACTGGATGTGGCCTCTTCAAGTGAGCAAGTCAGCGTGGCAAGTCAGGCTATTTCAAAAGGATCTGTGGAATCCGCGGCTACGATAGAAACTTCTGTTGCCTGCATGGAAGAGATTTCTTCAGTCACCAAAAAGAATAATGAAGGCGCCGAAAAAGCGGCAGAACTGTCACAAAAGTGTCAGAAAAAAGCCGAGAGCAGCAGCGCAACCCTGGCAAGTCTTAAAGATTCCATTATGAAAATAAATGAATCTGCCAAAGAGATTTCTGAAATCACCGGTGTCATTGACGATATTGCTTTTCAGACAAATCTGCTGGCATTGAATGCTGCAGTTGAGGCCGCGCGTGCCGGAGAACAAGGCAAAGGTTTTGCTGTAGTGGCCGAAGCTGTCAGAACACTGGCGGCCCGTAGCTCTGAAGCCGCAAAAAACATCAGTCAACTGATCAGCCGAAGCTCCGACATTGTGGATGACGGGACGGTCAAGGCAGAAGAAACAGAAGCTGCGTTGACGGAAATGCTCCAACTGGTGGAACAAATTGCGACTCTGAATTCAGAAATCTCGGGCTCTTCAAAAGAGCAAAGTATCGGGATTCAGCAGTTCGGAACGACCATGAACGAAATTGATTCGGCTTCGCAGAACAATGCCTCAGTCGCTGAAGAGCTTTCCGCAACCGCCGAAGTGATGACGCGAAAAGCGCAGGTGTTAAGAAGTGTCACTCTGGAGTTGGAGGATGTCGTCCACGGAGCCAAGGATGTCGGCACTTAA